In the bacterium genome, CTTGCGCTATTCGCCGTCAGATATGGACTTCTATTACTCCAGTATTGATAACGGCAATTGGTCGGAAGCCATGCGGATACCGGAATTGAGCACCAACGGGCGAGAAGCAGGCGCGTCACTCACTCCTGATGGTCTTACCGTGTATCTTGCATCAGCCCGCGTTGACAGCTTGCCATACAGCCCGCACTTATATGTCTCGTATCGCCAAAACCCGGTAGCACCCCAACGACCAACCCGCCCGCGAATGGGACAAATCCGGATTTATCCCAACCCGGTTAACGGTAGCATCATCACATTTGATTTTAATGGACAACCAAGAGACCCCTTCTGGTCGCACCCGTTTTTCGTGTACGTGTACGATGTGTTGGGACGCCGTACAAACCTGGGAGTGAAAACGTTCCACGCCACCAATACATCATTTCAGATTTCCTTTTCTGCCCTTCCCACTGGAAAATACTGGCTCTGGCTCGACAATGGCTATGAACCGCTTTCAGCACCGTTTGTCATTCTAAAGTAGCTAAGGAGGTTGAAATGGCAAGGCGACTGACCTATCTGTGCTTGGGCACCCTTTCTATTCGGAAGTGTGTTCTCGCTATGCACGTTTGCGGCCGTTGATTGGAATATCACCCACTGCCCGCTGGTCACTTCCGGAGTTGCCCTCGGGAACCTATCTCTTGGTGGGGTCGAGCAGCCACCAGCGGCAGGCGGTCACACTTTGCACCTGATTCGTTGATGTGAAATGGGCTGCCACACAGGGCCGCCCCTACCCTTGCCGAGCGGGGTCGTTGACCCCGCCGGAATACGAGTTTATCACGGGATCGTGTAATATTCCCCCGTCTTGCGCTCAACGTCCCATGCGTCACTCGCCTCCCCGTTCACCGTCACGCGCCCCCTGAAGGTGATTGCCCGGTCGAGGGAAAGCGAGGCCGAGCAATACTTGGTGAGTGAGAGTTCCAGCGCGCGGCGAAGCGTTTCTCCGAGCGTCGGATCGCCCTCGGCTTGAAGATGAAACTCCACCGACCGCACAACTTTGGGAGCGGTCTCGGCGCGCGTGACTTCCACGAACATTTCCAATCGCGCGGCTTCCTTTCGGCTCTTTTTCACGATGTCGGCCACGTCTACCAAGGCACATCCGGAGAACCCGATCACGAAGAGCTGAAAGGGATCATTGGCCGCCCCCGTGCCTCCGCTGGCCGTCCCCGTATCTATTGGAACCCAATGATTTGAATCGGATTTCGCGACAAACGTGTGACCCTCGACGTGTCTCAGATAGGCTTTCAAGGGAACCTTACCTCCATCTTATGTGTTACATCTTGAGCAAGTTCGGAGTAAAACTTTGACCCGATTTCTTATCGTTCTCGCCATCCTCCTCGCGACCCTGACCCTCCCGCTGCACGCGCAGCCGATGGAAATGCCGCCCGTGCCCGTGCAGGCACTCTGGAAAACCACCGGCATTCCCGTCGGCGGCAGCGCGGAGCTCGGCGTGATTTTCGACGTCCCCAAAGGCCACCATATTACCGATAAGGAATACGGCCTGTTCTTCGTCGAAATCGCCGACACCTTTGGAATTGATTTCGATGTTCCGCAGTTTCCGGCCGGTGCGCCGTATCAGGGAGAACGAGCCTATCGCGGTCGCACCATCGTGATGATCCCCGCCACCGCCACCGATTCCGCTCAGCCGGGACTCTACACGTGGCCTGTGAAGATCGGATTCCAGATCTGTCAGGAGTTCGGCGATGAAGTCTGCTATCTGCCGCACGAAGAAACTGTGCTCGTGACCGCCAACATCGTTCCTGCCGGAACGTCCGTCGAGCCGGCCAATCTGGCCGCGTTTGAAGTTCCCGCCGAAGTCACCGAGAAACTCTCGCTCGAACAGCGGCTGATCGCCGCCCTCGAACGCGGCTCGTGGCTGGCGTTTCTGCTTGTTTTCGTGGGCGGAATTCTCACCAGCTTCACACCCTGCGTCTATCCGGTGATTCCCATCACCATCGGCTACATCGGCGGAGCCAGCAAGGGCAAACCGCTGCGCGGCCTCGGACTTTCGGCGATCTTCGCGCTCGGCATCGCAATTGTCTACAGCTCGCTCGGACTCTTCGCCGCCGCCACCGGTAGCCTCTTCGGAGCCGTATCGGGTTCGCCCATTCTGAACATCGTTGTAGCCGTTGTGTTCGCCGTAATGGGTTTCAGTATGCTGGGCGCGTTCGATATTGCCCTGCCCTCGGCTCTGCAAACCAGTCTTTCCGGCGGCACTTCGCGGCGCGGTTTCTTCGGCCCGCTGCTGCTCGGGATGGCGTCGGGTCTGGTGATGGCTCCCTGCGTGGGGCCGGTAATCGTCGCGCTGCTCGCGTGGGTCGCCAAGTCCGGCAATCTGTTCTATGGCTGGGCGCTGCTGTTCACGTTTTCCTTCGGTCTGGCGCTGCTCTTTCTCGTCATCGGTACGTTCGCCGGTGCGATTCAAGCTCTGCCGCGCGCGGGCGCGTGGATGGAAGCGGTCAAGAAAAGCTTCGGCTGGATTCTGCTGGCCGGCGCGCTGTACATGCTCCGCCTGACGATTCCCGCGCCCTACTACACCATTGCGTGGGGAGTTCTGCTCATCGTGTTCTCGGTATTCGCCCATGCATTTGATTCCCTTCCCGAAGGCGCGGGAGCCGGCCGCCGTCTCTGGAAAGCCGTAGCGCTCATCGCGTTTCTCGGCGGCGCCATCGCGCTCTTCCGCGTGTTTGTCCCAACCGGTGGGACGGGGGAAGCTCCCCGCGCCGAGATGGAATGGATCGTCAACGATGAAGATCTCGCGCTGGCTACGGCAGTGGACGAGAACAAACCGATGATCGTGGACTTCTATGCCGACTGGTGCGTGGTCTGCGTGGAACTCGACGAAAAAACGTGGATCGTGCCCGAGGTCGTCAGCCGTCTCGACCGGTTCGTGCGGTTGAAGCTCGACTTCACCAGGGAAACGCCGTGGGCCCGCGAAATGAAACAAAAATACGAAATCACCGGAATGCCCACGGTGATTCTGTTCGGAAGATCAGGCGAGGAGGTCGCGCGCTTCACGGGCTTCAAGTCGGCTCCCGACTTCGTACGCCTCCTCAATCAAATCAACCTGTGAGTGAGAATGATTCGGAAAGGAGCGATGCGGCGTGTCTGAAGTGGTGGAAGTTACCGATGCCAACTTTGAACAAGTCATTCTGCGAGCCGACAAACTGGCCGTGCTTGATTTCGGCGCGGAATGGTGTCACCCGTGTAAAAAGGTTCATGCCATGTTGAAGGAGCTGGCGCCGACGTGGAGCGACCGCGTGGTCATCGGCGAGATAGACATCGCCACCAGTCCCGAAACCCCGCGCCGCTACGGAGTGTTGAACATCCCGCAGGTGCTCTTCTTCAAGAACGGCCAGCACGTGGACACCGTGACCGGTGTGCTGCCCAAGGCCAAGTTCGAAGAAAAGATGAAGAGCCACCTGAGCTGAACTCAGGCCGCGCTACCTCGATTTCTTGATCGGCCTCTTGGCGGGCTTCTTCGACGATTTCGCCGTCTCGGTTTTCTTGGCCGGGGCGGTTTTCTTTTTCGCCGTTGGCTTGGCCGCTTCGCTCTTTTTCGCGGCAGGTTTCTCCGCCGTCTTCTTCGGTTTCTCCATAGCCTTTGGTTTCGCAGCCACCTTGACCGGTTCTTTCGCCTTCACCGCTTCTTTTGTCTTCACCGGCTCTTTCACTTTGATCGGCTCTGGTACTCGAACCGGCTCCGGCTTCTGAACCGGCAGTGGTGGTGGTGGCGGAGTGTAGCTCGGATCCACCTCGGCCAATTGCTTTCTCAGTTGATCGAGTTTGTCCTCCAGCCGCTTGCGATCCCGCTCGCTCGACTTGGCAATCTGGCTGGCGTGTCCCACGCTGAGAAACGCGCTGATACTCGAACCGTGCATCTTCGCCGCCAGTTCCTTTTCCACCTGCATAATTTTGAACTTCAGCGAGCGAATCTTGTGTTCTCGGACTGCATCGTCCATATCCAGTCTCTCCTCCGGAAAGATTATGTTCCTGACAGAATATCGTCGGTCATCCGCACCCCACCCTCATCGCAGAAGAACTTGA is a window encoding:
- a CDS encoding OsmC family protein yields the protein MKAYLRHVEGHTFVAKSDSNHWVPIDTGTASGGTGAANDPFQLFVIGFSGCALVDVADIVKKSRKEAARLEMFVEVTRAETAPKVVRSVEFHLQAEGDPTLGETLRRALELSLTKYCSASLSLDRAITFRGRVTVNGEASDAWDVERKTGEYYTIP
- a CDS encoding thioredoxin family protein, translating into MTRFLIVLAILLATLTLPLHAQPMEMPPVPVQALWKTTGIPVGGSAELGVIFDVPKGHHITDKEYGLFFVEIADTFGIDFDVPQFPAGAPYQGERAYRGRTIVMIPATATDSAQPGLYTWPVKIGFQICQEFGDEVCYLPHEETVLVTANIVPAGTSVEPANLAAFEVPAEVTEKLSLEQRLIAALERGSWLAFLLVFVGGILTSFTPCVYPVIPITIGYIGGASKGKPLRGLGLSAIFALGIAIVYSSLGLFAAATGSLFGAVSGSPILNIVVAVVFAVMGFSMLGAFDIALPSALQTSLSGGTSRRGFFGPLLLGMASGLVMAPCVGPVIVALLAWVAKSGNLFYGWALLFTFSFGLALLFLVIGTFAGAIQALPRAGAWMEAVKKSFGWILLAGALYMLRLTIPAPYYTIAWGVLLIVFSVFAHAFDSLPEGAGAGRRLWKAVALIAFLGGAIALFRVFVPTGGTGEAPRAEMEWIVNDEDLALATAVDENKPMIVDFYADWCVVCVELDEKTWIVPEVVSRLDRFVRLKLDFTRETPWAREMKQKYEITGMPTVILFGRSGEEVARFTGFKSAPDFVRLLNQINL
- a CDS encoding thioredoxin fold domain-containing protein, which gives rise to MSEVVEVTDANFEQVILRADKLAVLDFGAEWCHPCKKVHAMLKELAPTWSDRVVIGEIDIATSPETPRRYGVLNIPQVLFFKNGQHVDTVTGVLPKAKFEEKMKSHLS